DNA from Phycisphaerae bacterium:
GCTTGACTGGATGGTAGAGAGCGAGAATATCCGGTTCCTTCACGATCCGTCGGCGGTCCTGTCGTGATGCGGCGCATTTCCTGCGCACGACCACCGGCCGTATCAAGTGCTTCGGCAGTCAAACTAGATTTCCCTTGCAAGGAGAGTCTTCATGAAGCTGTCCGCCGTGCTGCTTGGATTTGTTCTCTCTGTTATTATTCTTTTCTGCGGCCTCGCCGTCGGCCAGACGTCGCAGCCGACCTACACGTTTGATCCGGTCGCGACGTGCATGTCGGGCGACGCGCCGGTGGTGGAGATTCCCGGCCAGGAAGGCGTCAAGGGCGTTCAACTGCCCGCTGAGATGGGGCAATTCGGCAATTACGACTTCGACTTGAAGAGAACGTTTCCCGTCGGCCGCTACCAATTGCATTGCACGCTCTGGTCGCTCGAAGACCGCCCGGCGCGGGTCGCGATCTATGCGGGAACGGCCGACGGTTCACACCTCCAGATCACCTGGCCGCGGGATTGCCCGGCCGGAAGCTCAATCGACGTCTCAGCCTACTTCTATGCGACCAGCGAATTCTGCCGCCTGGTCGTCAAGAAGATGGAGGACGTGTCGGCTCCGTCGCAAGTGGTGACGAAGCTGGTCCTCACCGACACCGGCCAGCGCGAGTATCCGCGACTCGAAGGATACTGGATGGTCATGCAATACCCGGCGCCGTGGGGGCTGCGAAGTCCGGTCATCGAGGCGAAGCTGGACGAGGCCAGGCAGATATACACGACGGACTTCGGGCAAGCGATCAAGGACCTGCCCGAAGTCGAGGCTTGGATGGACCGGCGCAGCGTCGCCGCCGATCTCTGTGCCCGCGCCGATGACCTCTTGCGGGCGGTACGCCTGACCAAAGCGTCCGGCCTGAACGAGACGACCGGCGCGGTCGGCGAAGGCGTCGAGAAGCTCAAGCTCGCCGTAGCCCAGAACCGACAGACCGACATGGAGCAATTGAGCGACGATCTGGCGAAGATGCTGGACGGTCTTGAAGCCGCTGTAAACGAAGCCGTCGGCGGGATCGTTCGGCCGGAACTGGGAACCGATATCTTCACCTGGGTCAAGGACTGGCGGCTGGTCGGGTCCGGCGGAGCCAAGGAGTACAGCGAGCCGACGCCTTGGCGGATGGCCTACGACGACCAGGCCGTCATCCGGCTGATGGCCGTCGGTGGAAAGGTCGATCTCGAAAGCTCCTGGACCACCAGCATCTACCGCGGCGAAACCATGGACGTGATCTACTCGGTCCTCACGCCGATGACCGTCATAAAGATGAAGACCAACCGGCTGACCGTCTCAACGTCCGGCCTGGCGTTCGACGGCGATCCGGCGAGCGAACTCAAGACCAGACAACGGGCCGACCTGATCTCCGCTACCACGCGATACGTGTTCCTCTTCGACGCCCAAGCCGTCGTCCGATGGTCCAACGGCGAACTCGTTCTCGAATTCGAGAAACCCGCGACCGTTGGACTGGTTCGGTTCGGCAGGGACAAATCCGTCGACGGCGAGACTCTCGACTTCTATCGGGCGCTGCTTGCCAACCCGCCGGTCCAGTGCGTCCAGATTCAGCGCGGGCGGAACGTCGAACAGATCTTTGAGGGCCTCTCCGGACCGCCGAGCATCGCGCCGGTGCCGCACCTCGTGCGGCTGTCTCAACAGCCCCAGAGCAAGCTCAAGGTGAGATTCGACGCGCCGGTCCGCACCGCCGCCGGCGGATTCGCCTTCGTGCCCGACGCCGATCGCTTCAGCTACGAGCTGCCCGATCGGCGGTACGCCCACACCTGCGGCATCAACGTGCATGACGTTCTGATGGACGATAACCTCTACAAGGAACTCAAGTCGCTCGGCTGCAGGACGATCCGTCTCGCCTGTGGTGCCGACATGCCGTGGGAGGCCGACAATCCGGACAGGATGAAGGAGATGGTCCAGGGTCATCTGCGGCGGGCCCGCGAAGCCGGCGGCCTGACCGTCGGCATCGATATGCACGGCCTGTGGCAGCCCAACGACCTCTCGAACGAAAAGGGATTCAAGGATCCCGCCCTCCTGGCCGAGTTCATCAGACGATGGTCCATGATCATCTCGTGGTGCAAGCCGTTCGACGACGTGATCGGCTGGTACGACCTGATGAACGAGCCGCACATCTTCTACGAGCGCGAGTCGGTCGAGCCCTTCGTGCCGTTCATGCGAAAGGCCATCGCCGCGCTTCGGCCGCTGGCGGGCGAGACGCCGTTT
Protein-coding regions in this window:
- a CDS encoding glycoside hydrolase family 5 protein; this translates as MKLSAVLLGFVLSVIILFCGLAVGQTSQPTYTFDPVATCMSGDAPVVEIPGQEGVKGVQLPAEMGQFGNYDFDLKRTFPVGRYQLHCTLWSLEDRPARVAIYAGTADGSHLQITWPRDCPAGSSIDVSAYFYATSEFCRLVVKKMEDVSAPSQVVTKLVLTDTGQREYPRLEGYWMVMQYPAPWGLRSPVIEAKLDEARQIYTTDFGQAIKDLPEVEAWMDRRSVAADLCARADDLLRAVRLTKASGLNETTGAVGEGVEKLKLAVAQNRQTDMEQLSDDLAKMLDGLEAAVNEAVGGIVRPELGTDIFTWVKDWRLVGSGGAKEYSEPTPWRMAYDDQAVIRLMAVGGKVDLESSWTTSIYRGETMDVIYSVLTPMTVIKMKTNRLTVSTSGLAFDGDPASELKTRQRADLISATTRYVFLFDAQAVVRWSNGELVLEFEKPATVGLVRFGRDKSVDGETLDFYRALLANPPVQCVQIQRGRNVEQIFEGLSGPPSIAPVPHLVRLSQQPQSKLKVRFDAPVRTAAGGFAFVPDADRFSYELPDRRYAHTCGINVHDVLMDDNLYKELKSLGCRTIRLACGADMPWEADNPDRMKEMVQGHLRRAREAGGLTVGIDMHGLWQPNDLSNEKGFKDPALLAEFIRRWSMIISWCKPFDDVIGWYDLMNEPHIFYERESVEPFVPFMRKAIAALRPLAGETPFLVECVNMANSVGLEFWRDLGDENIIVGYHDYWPHMFTHQRCVEPGDPSMPAVFYPSFMPAIAWETPSWRSASPDWQYWDRWKCDQLSLPVMRLMIGKDLTFDCGEYGVVGYAGQTSPRSGVLWLGHTLERFARLGINHNAWGVSGGFTWNTPESRAELLRLWKRYADQSPPAAETPSP